A portion of the Rhinopithecus roxellana isolate Shanxi Qingling chromosome 19, ASM756505v1, whole genome shotgun sequence genome contains these proteins:
- the PHOSPHO1 gene encoding phosphoethanolamine/phosphocholine phosphatase isoform X1: protein MCQRLWPWPANQPLPGGLLPRPLSLAPSSSSSCCSPPCSQDGGMAAQGAPRFLLTFDFDETIVDENSDDSIVRAAPGQRLPESLRATYREGFYNEYMQRVFKYLGEQGVRPRDLRAIYEAIPLSPGMGDLLQFVAKQGACFEVILISDANTFGVESALRATGHHSLFRRILSNPSGPDARGLLALRPFHTHSCTRCPANMCKHKVLSDYLRERAHDGVHFERLFYVGDGANDFCPMGLLAGGDVAFPRRGYPMHRLIQEAQKAEPSSFRASVVPWETAADVRLHLQQVLKSC, encoded by the coding sequence ATGTGCCAGCGCCTCTGGCCGTGGCCCGCTAACCAGCCTCTCCCGGGCGGGCTCCTGCCGCGCCCCCTCTCGCttgctccctcctcctcctcctcctgctgctctccCCCCTGCTCCCAGGACGGCGGGATGGCTGCGCAGGGCGCGCCGCGCTTCCTCCTGACCTTCGACTTCGACGAGACTATCGTGGACGAAAACAGCGACGATTCCATTGTGCGCGCCGCGCCGGGCCAGCGGCTCCCGGAGAGCCTGCGAGCCACCTACCGCGAGGGCTTCTACAACGAGTACATGCAGCGCGTCTTCAAGTACCTGGGCGAGCAGGGTGTGCGACCGCGGGACCTGCGTGCCATCTACGAAGCCATCCCTTTGTCGCCAGGCATGGGCGACCTGCTGCAGTTTGTGGCTAAACAGGGCGCCTGCTTCGAGGTGATTCTCATCTCCGATGCCAACACCTTTGGCGTGGAGAGCGCGCTGCGCGCCACCGGCCACCACAGCCTGTTCCGCCGTATCCTCAGCAACCCATCGGGGCCGGATGCGCGGGGACTGCTGGCTCTGCGGCCGTTCCACACACACAGCTGCACGCGATGCCCCGCCAACATGTGCAAGCACAAGGTGCTCAGCGACTACCTGCGCGAACGGGCCCACGACGGCGTGCACTTCGAGCGCCTCTTCTACGTGGGCGACGGCGCCAACGACTTCTGCCCCATGGGGCTGCTGGCGGGCGGCGACGTGGCCTTCCCACGCCGCGGCTACCCCATGCACCGCCTCATTCAGGAGGCCCAGAAGGCCGAGCCCAGCTCGTTCCGTGCCAGCGTGGTGCC
- the PHOSPHO1 gene encoding phosphoethanolamine/phosphocholine phosphatase isoform X2 — MSGCFPVSGLRCLSRDGGMAAQGAPRFLLTFDFDETIVDENSDDSIVRAAPGQRLPESLRATYREGFYNEYMQRVFKYLGEQGVRPRDLRAIYEAIPLSPGMGDLLQFVAKQGACFEVILISDANTFGVESALRATGHHSLFRRILSNPSGPDARGLLALRPFHTHSCTRCPANMCKHKVLSDYLRERAHDGVHFERLFYVGDGANDFCPMGLLAGGDVAFPRRGYPMHRLIQEAQKAEPSSFRASVVPWETAADVRLHLQQVLKSC; from the exons ATGAGTGGCTGTTTTCCAGTTTCTGGCCTCCGCTGCCTATCTAGG GACGGCGGGATGGCTGCGCAGGGCGCGCCGCGCTTCCTCCTGACCTTCGACTTCGACGAGACTATCGTGGACGAAAACAGCGACGATTCCATTGTGCGCGCCGCGCCGGGCCAGCGGCTCCCGGAGAGCCTGCGAGCCACCTACCGCGAGGGCTTCTACAACGAGTACATGCAGCGCGTCTTCAAGTACCTGGGCGAGCAGGGTGTGCGACCGCGGGACCTGCGTGCCATCTACGAAGCCATCCCTTTGTCGCCAGGCATGGGCGACCTGCTGCAGTTTGTGGCTAAACAGGGCGCCTGCTTCGAGGTGATTCTCATCTCCGATGCCAACACCTTTGGCGTGGAGAGCGCGCTGCGCGCCACCGGCCACCACAGCCTGTTCCGCCGTATCCTCAGCAACCCATCGGGGCCGGATGCGCGGGGACTGCTGGCTCTGCGGCCGTTCCACACACACAGCTGCACGCGATGCCCCGCCAACATGTGCAAGCACAAGGTGCTCAGCGACTACCTGCGCGAACGGGCCCACGACGGCGTGCACTTCGAGCGCCTCTTCTACGTGGGCGACGGCGCCAACGACTTCTGCCCCATGGGGCTGCTGGCGGGCGGCGACGTGGCCTTCCCACGCCGCGGCTACCCCATGCACCGCCTCATTCAGGAGGCCCAGAAGGCCGAGCCCAGCTCGTTCCGTGCCAGCGTGGTGCC
- the PHOSPHO1 gene encoding phosphoethanolamine/phosphocholine phosphatase isoform X3, with amino-acid sequence MAAQGAPRFLLTFDFDETIVDENSDDSIVRAAPGQRLPESLRATYREGFYNEYMQRVFKYLGEQGVRPRDLRAIYEAIPLSPGMGDLLQFVAKQGACFEVILISDANTFGVESALRATGHHSLFRRILSNPSGPDARGLLALRPFHTHSCTRCPANMCKHKVLSDYLRERAHDGVHFERLFYVGDGANDFCPMGLLAGGDVAFPRRGYPMHRLIQEAQKAEPSSFRASVVPWETAADVRLHLQQVLKSC; translated from the coding sequence ATGGCTGCGCAGGGCGCGCCGCGCTTCCTCCTGACCTTCGACTTCGACGAGACTATCGTGGACGAAAACAGCGACGATTCCATTGTGCGCGCCGCGCCGGGCCAGCGGCTCCCGGAGAGCCTGCGAGCCACCTACCGCGAGGGCTTCTACAACGAGTACATGCAGCGCGTCTTCAAGTACCTGGGCGAGCAGGGTGTGCGACCGCGGGACCTGCGTGCCATCTACGAAGCCATCCCTTTGTCGCCAGGCATGGGCGACCTGCTGCAGTTTGTGGCTAAACAGGGCGCCTGCTTCGAGGTGATTCTCATCTCCGATGCCAACACCTTTGGCGTGGAGAGCGCGCTGCGCGCCACCGGCCACCACAGCCTGTTCCGCCGTATCCTCAGCAACCCATCGGGGCCGGATGCGCGGGGACTGCTGGCTCTGCGGCCGTTCCACACACACAGCTGCACGCGATGCCCCGCCAACATGTGCAAGCACAAGGTGCTCAGCGACTACCTGCGCGAACGGGCCCACGACGGCGTGCACTTCGAGCGCCTCTTCTACGTGGGCGACGGCGCCAACGACTTCTGCCCCATGGGGCTGCTGGCGGGCGGCGACGTGGCCTTCCCACGCCGCGGCTACCCCATGCACCGCCTCATTCAGGAGGCCCAGAAGGCCGAGCCCAGCTCGTTCCGTGCCAGCGTGGTGCC
- the LOC115894793 gene encoding uncharacterized protein LOC115894793 isoform X3: MEQGVLTGIGGDAVSYPPPDFWAPAHESLQSRGTEDDVRLSRPLHLPPIPPGSRRVPFKCPGAGAGAGAAAGAAAAAAAEPTAVPTRHKRLSNHRGVGAHQRGGPPEATPPSSPGGTRSASQESVSPQP; the protein is encoded by the exons ATGGAGCAAGGGGTGCTTACGGGAATTGGAGGGGACGCGGTGTCTTATCCACCCCCGGATTTCTGGGCTCCGGCTCACGAGTCCCTCCAGTCCCGAGGGACTGAGGACGATGTGCGTCTGAGCCGTCCCCTCCACTTGCCCCCCATCCCCCCGGGCAGCCGCCGCGTCCCCTTTAAATGCCCGGGAGCCGGAGCCGGAGCCGGAGCCGCGGCCGGCGCTGCGGCTGCTGCAGCAGCGGAGCCCACCGCAGTCCCCACACGTCACAAGCGACTGTCCAATCACAGAGGCGTCGGCGCACATCAAAGGGGCGGGCCGCCCGAGGCCacgcctccctcctcccccggAGGCACCCGGAGCGCCAGCCAAG AGTCTGTGTCTCCCCAACCCTAA
- the LOC115894793 gene encoding uncharacterized protein LOC115894793 isoform X2, translated as MEQGVLTGIGGDAVSYPPPDFWAPAHESLQSRGTEDDVRLSRPLHLPPIPPGSRRVPFKCPGAGAGAGAAAGAAAAAAAEPTAVPTRHKRLSNHRGVGAHQRGGPPEATPPSSPGGTRSASQGLWTFSSAASRAVDFLIRRLQGSGS; from the exons ATGGAGCAAGGGGTGCTTACGGGAATTGGAGGGGACGCGGTGTCTTATCCACCCCCGGATTTCTGGGCTCCGGCTCACGAGTCCCTCCAGTCCCGAGGGACTGAGGACGATGTGCGTCTGAGCCGTCCCCTCCACTTGCCCCCCATCCCCCCGGGCAGCCGCCGCGTCCCCTTTAAATGCCCGGGAGCCGGAGCCGGAGCCGGAGCCGCGGCCGGCGCTGCGGCTGCTGCAGCAGCGGAGCCCACCGCAGTCCCCACACGTCACAAGCGACTGTCCAATCACAGAGGCGTCGGCGCACATCAAAGGGGCGGGCCGCCCGAGGCCacgcctccctcctcccccggAGGCACCCGGAGCGCCAGCCAAG GGCTGTGGACTTTCTCATCCGCCGCCTCCAGGGCTGTGGACTTTCTCATCCGCCGCCTCCAGGGCTCCGGTTCCTGA
- the LOC115894793 gene encoding homeobox protein ARX-like isoform X1, translating to MEQGVLTGIGGDAVSYPPPDFWAPAHESLQSRGTEDDVRLSRPLHLPPIPPGSRRVPFKCPGAGAGAGAAAGAAAAAAAEPTAVPTRHKRLSNHRGVGAHQRGGPPEATPPSSPGGTRSASQGLWTFSSAASRAPVPEICRSAPPPPAHSALGS from the exons ATGGAGCAAGGGGTGCTTACGGGAATTGGAGGGGACGCGGTGTCTTATCCACCCCCGGATTTCTGGGCTCCGGCTCACGAGTCCCTCCAGTCCCGAGGGACTGAGGACGATGTGCGTCTGAGCCGTCCCCTCCACTTGCCCCCCATCCCCCCGGGCAGCCGCCGCGTCCCCTTTAAATGCCCGGGAGCCGGAGCCGGAGCCGGAGCCGCGGCCGGCGCTGCGGCTGCTGCAGCAGCGGAGCCCACCGCAGTCCCCACACGTCACAAGCGACTGTCCAATCACAGAGGCGTCGGCGCACATCAAAGGGGCGGGCCGCCCGAGGCCacgcctccctcctcccccggAGGCACCCGGAGCGCCAGCCAAG GGCTGTGGACTTTCTCATCCGCCGCCTCCAGGGCTCCGGTTCCTGAGATTTGCAGAAgtgcacctccacctcctgcccaTTCCGCTCTCGGGTCCTAA